A part of Pectobacterium cacticida genomic DNA contains:
- a CDS encoding aspartate/glutamate racemase family protein, translated as MTLGIIRVLTTQDSALLEEHGRLLDNEYGLPTVSRCIPDQPNGIFDAASETVAIPKIIALGQAYEREGCQAIFLSCAADPGLAELRQAVSVPVISAGSACARVAANLKLPVAVIGIGEQAPAPFRRLLGENVAYARPEGVTQTTHLLTPEGRASALACAKMLHDQGAKVIAFSCTGLSTIGLAAQIRDSIGCVAVDAVSAAGMFAVEWLGKHS; from the coding sequence ATGACTCTGGGTATTATTCGTGTTCTCACCACACAGGACAGCGCCTTGTTAGAAGAACATGGTCGTTTGTTAGACAACGAGTATGGATTGCCAACGGTCAGCCGCTGCATCCCCGATCAACCGAACGGTATCTTTGATGCAGCCAGTGAAACCGTAGCGATTCCTAAAATCATTGCGCTAGGACAGGCTTACGAGCGAGAAGGCTGTCAGGCGATATTCCTTAGCTGCGCCGCCGATCCGGGGCTCGCCGAATTACGTCAGGCCGTTTCGGTGCCGGTGATTAGCGCAGGTAGTGCCTGCGCACGTGTGGCCGCTAACCTGAAATTACCCGTCGCCGTCATCGGTATTGGCGAACAGGCGCCCGCGCCATTTCGCCGACTATTAGGCGAAAATGTCGCTTATGCTCGCCCGGAGGGCGTCACTCAGACAACGCATTTGCTCACGCCTGAAGGGCGGGCCAGCGCGTTGGCGTGTGCCAAAATGCTGCATGATCAGGGGGCAAAAGTGATCGCGTTTTCGTGTACCGGGCTATCCACTATCGGTTTGGCGGCGCAAATTCGTGATTCTATCGGGTGTGTTGCGGTGGATGCCGTAAGCGCAGCAGGCATGTTCGCAGTGGAGTGGCTAGGAAAACACAGTTAG
- a CDS encoding DUF1177 domain-containing protein: MSLFQTLNVLEALDSATASGQTVVDLLSPYPQVDVTVTEITGPKGTTDFVKIVVPGTNGKRSGGHAPTLGIVGRLGGIGARPGRIGLVSDGDGAVAAVAAAVKLAKMQTVGDSLPGDVILCTHICPDAPTRPHEPVDFMDSPVETEDMNEQEVVPEMDAVLSIDTTKGNRIINHKGFALSPTVKEGYILRVAEDLLRIMEMTTGRLPVTFPITTQDITPYGNDVFHINSILQPSIATSAPVVGVAITTEGIVPGCGTGASHEVDIADAVRFVVEVAKEFTRETCHFYNADEYQRLLSLYGSLAHLQKRQ, encoded by the coding sequence ATGAGCCTTTTTCAAACCTTGAATGTACTTGAAGCCCTTGATTCCGCCACGGCCAGCGGCCAGACCGTAGTTGATCTCTTATCCCCCTACCCGCAGGTTGATGTGACAGTTACCGAAATTACCGGGCCCAAAGGCACCACCGATTTTGTTAAAATCGTGGTGCCCGGCACTAACGGCAAACGCAGCGGCGGCCATGCGCCTACGCTGGGCATTGTGGGCCGTTTGGGTGGGATCGGTGCTCGTCCTGGGCGTATCGGGTTGGTGTCCGATGGCGACGGCGCGGTGGCTGCCGTAGCGGCCGCCGTCAAGCTGGCGAAGATGCAGACCGTGGGCGATAGCCTACCCGGCGATGTGATCTTGTGTACGCACATTTGCCCGGATGCGCCAACCCGTCCTCATGAACCCGTAGATTTCATGGATTCTCCGGTTGAAACCGAAGATATGAACGAGCAGGAAGTCGTGCCAGAGATGGACGCCGTGCTTTCTATCGATACCACTAAAGGCAACCGCATCATTAATCACAAAGGTTTTGCCCTTTCACCGACGGTAAAAGAAGGCTATATCTTACGCGTTGCCGAAGATCTCCTACGGATCATGGAAATGACCACTGGCCGTCTTCCTGTGACCTTCCCTATTACTACACAGGATATTACGCCTTATGGTAACGATGTGTTTCATATCAACAGCATTCTCCAGCCATCGATAGCGACCTCCGCCCCGGTTGTCGGCGTCGCGATTACAACGGAGGGGATCGTTCCCGGCTGCGGTACGGGCGCCAGCCATGAAGTCGATATCGCCGATGCTGTTCGCTTTGTCGTTGAGGTTGCTAAAGAGTTCACGCGTGAAACTTGCCACTTCTATAACGCTGACGAATATCAACGCCTGCTTTCGCTGTACGGTTCGCTGGCTCATTTGCAAAAACGTCAATAG
- a CDS encoding AroM family protein, whose amino-acid sequence MSITKLGTLTIGQAPRADITPILAAHLPASVECIHAGLLDGLSTAQIAQRFAPQGDEAILTSRLLDGSAVILGKGAVRHGVQQKLNQLEQQGCGIILLLCTGEFDGLQCQQAWLIEPDRIVPPVIATLLGKRRPGILVPLVEQMRSEGHKWQAMTTAPVYAAVSPYNGSESELVAAAQALKAQQAEVIIMDCMGYTERHRDVVRRSVGLPVLLSNALIARLVAGLL is encoded by the coding sequence ATGTCTATTACCAAACTCGGGACGCTGACCATCGGGCAGGCTCCCAGAGCCGATATCACCCCAATTTTGGCGGCTCATCTACCTGCATCAGTAGAATGTATTCACGCAGGCCTACTGGATGGCCTGTCCACAGCGCAGATCGCTCAGCGTTTTGCGCCGCAGGGCGACGAGGCAATTCTCACCTCACGATTGCTGGATGGCAGTGCCGTTATCCTCGGTAAAGGCGCTGTGCGCCATGGCGTACAGCAAAAGCTGAATCAGTTGGAACAACAAGGTTGTGGCATTATTTTATTACTCTGCACGGGGGAATTCGATGGTCTGCAATGTCAGCAAGCCTGGCTGATTGAACCGGATAGGATCGTTCCACCGGTGATCGCTACGCTACTGGGGAAACGTCGTCCCGGCATCCTGGTTCCGCTCGTGGAGCAAATGCGCAGCGAAGGCCATAAATGGCAGGCGATGACCACCGCCCCCGTTTACGCCGCGGTATCGCCATACAACGGCAGCGAGTCAGAATTGGTTGCCGCTGCGCAAGCGCTCAAAGCACAACAGGCCGAGGTGATTATCATGGACTGTATGGGGTACACCGAGCGCCATCGCGATGTGGTTCGTCGGTCCGTCGGTCTACCGGTGCTACTCTCAAATGCGCTCATCGCCCGACTGGTTGCCGGTCTACTTTAA
- the ihfB gene encoding integration host factor subunit beta, with protein sequence MTKSELIERLAGQQSHIPAKVVEDAVKEMLEQMASTLAEGDRIEIRGFGSFSLHYRAPRVGRNPKTGDKVELEGKYVPHFKPGKELRDRANIYG encoded by the coding sequence ATGACCAAGTCTGAACTTATTGAAAGGCTTGCTGGACAGCAATCTCATATCCCAGCCAAAGTGGTTGAGGATGCAGTGAAAGAAATGCTCGAACAAATGGCTTCTACGTTAGCCGAAGGCGATCGTATTGAAATCCGTGGGTTTGGTAGCTTCTCACTTCACTATCGTGCACCGCGCGTAGGCCGCAATCCGAAAACGGGTGATAAAGTTGAGTTGGAAGGCAAGTACGTCCCTCACTTCAAACCAGGTAAGGAACTCCGCGATCGCGCGAATATTTACGGGTAA
- the pepE gene encoding dipeptidase PepE — protein sequence MQLLLLSNGTLPGKGYLEHALPPINELIHQRRRAVFIPFAGVTISWDDYAAKVQTALADTGIILTAAHAVNDALEAVQEAEIIIVGGGNTFNLLKCCRERHLLAAIRQRVTAGTPYIGWSAGANLACPTICTTNDMPIIDPKGFDALNLIDFQINPHYTNKLPEGHQGETRDQRIAELLQAQPETVVVGLPEGDWIRVDGVKRHLAGPYDAVLFRAGQTPQPLLTNRPLTL from the coding sequence ATGCAATTACTGCTATTAAGTAATGGTACGCTCCCCGGTAAAGGATATCTGGAGCATGCCTTACCTCCTATTAACGAACTCATCCATCAACGTCGCCGAGCCGTGTTTATTCCCTTCGCCGGGGTGACCATTAGTTGGGATGATTATGCCGCTAAAGTCCAAACGGCCTTAGCGGACACCGGCATTATTCTCACCGCCGCGCATGCGGTAAACGACGCTTTAGAGGCCGTTCAAGAGGCAGAGATTATTATTGTCGGAGGCGGTAATACTTTCAATTTATTAAAGTGCTGCCGGGAGCGCCATCTGCTGGCGGCAATTCGTCAGCGCGTTACCGCCGGAACGCCTTATATCGGCTGGAGTGCGGGTGCAAACCTCGCCTGTCCGACAATCTGCACGACGAATGATATGCCGATCATTGACCCCAAAGGGTTTGACGCATTGAACCTGATCGATTTCCAGATCAATCCCCATTACACCAACAAATTACCGGAAGGGCATCAGGGAGAGACCCGCGATCAACGGATTGCGGAACTGCTACAAGCCCAACCTGAAACGGTCGTCGTCGGGTTGCCGGAAGGCGACTGGATTCGTGTCGACGGCGTTAAACGCCACCTGGCAGGCCCATACGATGCGGTTTTGTTCCGCGCAGGCCAGACGCCACAACCCTTGTTAACCAATCGTCCTTTAACGCTGTAG